In Paenibacillus sonchi, a single genomic region encodes these proteins:
- a CDS encoding DMT family transporter, translating to MSQATASSSGVRTAPLRSGFWLVVLGAALWGVDPLFRIILLKSLTSSQIVLLEHVVLFLAAAPVLWRHRAELKGVRLRQAAALLIVSWGGSAVATILFTQALASGDFNAVLLLQKLQPLFAIGLAAVILKERLPKNFGPLIIVALAGTYLLTFGWTIPFGHVNSFISISSLMALGAAALWGGSTVMGRYLLGSMKYETVTSLRFILALPLLFVITSMEGAPWQIHGGLGTSAAIGINLLLQALLPGLLSMLLYYKGLNTTKASYATLAELSFPMTGILINWVVYHQLVTLPQIIGFALIWTALFFISGQQSRQAVPASLELSQTNQRSA from the coding sequence ATGAGTCAAGCTACTGCTTCATCTTCAGGAGTCCGCACAGCGCCGCTGCGCAGCGGATTCTGGCTGGTTGTCCTGGGCGCGGCGCTGTGGGGCGTTGACCCGCTGTTCCGCATTATTCTGCTGAAATCACTGACCTCGTCACAGATTGTGCTGCTGGAGCATGTCGTGCTCTTTCTGGCAGCAGCCCCTGTGCTCTGGCGCCACCGCGCCGAACTGAAGGGAGTCCGGCTGCGTCAGGCTGCTGCGCTGCTGATTGTATCGTGGGGCGGCTCTGCCGTGGCTACGATTCTGTTCACCCAGGCCTTGGCGAGCGGAGACTTCAATGCGGTTCTTCTGCTGCAAAAGCTGCAGCCGCTGTTCGCTATCGGCCTGGCCGCTGTCATTCTGAAGGAACGCCTGCCCAAAAACTTCGGGCCGCTGATTATCGTCGCGCTGGCGGGAACCTACCTGCTGACCTTCGGCTGGACCATTCCCTTCGGGCATGTGAACAGCTTCATCAGCATCAGCAGCCTGATGGCGCTGGGAGCAGCCGCGTTATGGGGCGGTTCTACAGTTATGGGACGATACCTGCTGGGTTCCATGAAGTACGAGACGGTGACTTCACTGCGCTTTATCCTGGCGCTGCCGTTGCTGTTCGTGATTACGAGCATGGAGGGAGCTCCTTGGCAGATCCATGGCGGCCTGGGCACATCTGCTGCCATTGGGATCAATCTGCTGCTGCAGGCGCTGCTGCCCGGACTGCTCAGCATGCTGCTCTATTACAAAGGCCTTAACACTACCAAAGCTTCCTATGCAACTCTAGCCGAGCTCAGCTTTCCGATGACGGGCATCCTGATCAACTGGGTTGTCTACCACCAGCTTGTCACCTTGCCGCAAATTATTGGCTTTGCGCTGATCTGGACGGCACTGTTCTTCATTTCAGGCCAGCAGAGCCGGCAGGCTGTCCCGGCTAGCCTGGAATTATCCCAAACGAATCAGCGCAGCGCCTGA
- a CDS encoding AI-2E family transporter translates to MERLQVWPEKFKKFFLNNRFVVTLLIVLLIGVNILVFAKIPFIFKPISVLLHTVAAPLLLSGIAYYLLNPLVDRMEKRSKIRRPYGIVILFLLIAGIITLILLTVIPMIRTQLVGLIDNFPKYSDQIQQEFIDLTGSKLFEQIQENVGTDFTDITSKVTAWGTSFLNNAVSGVGNFVGALTEIVLALVTTPFILFYLLRDGKRLPDYLMRFIPTALRPQTRMVMSEMNSQVASYIRGQIIVSCCIGALLYIGYLIIGLEYSLVLAIVAACTAVVPYLGPAIAITPALIVALVTSPFMLLKMVCVWTAVQLIEGKFISPQIMGKTLKIHPITIIFVIIFAGKMFGVLGIILAVPGYAVLKVVVTHVFQWFRFRSGLYKQIEETKE, encoded by the coding sequence ATGGAGAGGCTGCAGGTATGGCCGGAGAAGTTCAAAAAGTTTTTTCTCAATAACCGATTCGTGGTAACACTGCTGATTGTGCTGCTGATCGGAGTAAACATTCTGGTGTTTGCCAAAATTCCTTTTATCTTCAAGCCGATTTCAGTCCTGCTGCATACCGTGGCCGCACCGCTGCTGCTGTCGGGAATTGCCTACTATCTATTGAATCCGCTGGTTGACCGGATGGAGAAAAGGAGCAAAATCAGACGCCCTTACGGCATCGTCATTCTATTTCTGCTTATCGCTGGTATCATTACGCTGATCCTGCTTACAGTAATACCTATGATCCGCACCCAGCTGGTTGGCCTGATTGATAATTTTCCTAAATACAGTGACCAGATTCAGCAGGAATTTATCGACTTGACCGGCAGTAAGCTGTTCGAACAAATTCAGGAGAATGTTGGGACGGATTTCACTGACATCACAAGCAAAGTAACCGCATGGGGGACCTCTTTTCTGAACAATGCCGTGAGCGGCGTCGGGAATTTTGTGGGGGCGCTGACGGAAATTGTGCTGGCTTTGGTGACTACTCCCTTTATTCTGTTCTACCTGCTGCGCGACGGCAAAAGGCTGCCGGATTATCTGATGAGATTTATCCCGACCGCACTGCGGCCGCAGACCCGCATGGTTATGTCGGAGATGAACAGCCAGGTGGCTTCCTATATCCGCGGGCAGATTATTGTCAGCTGCTGTATCGGCGCCTTGCTCTACATCGGATATTTGATTATCGGACTCGAATATTCGCTGGTGCTGGCGATTGTCGCTGCCTGTACAGCGGTCGTCCCCTATCTGGGTCCGGCAATTGCGATTACTCCGGCCTTGATCGTTGCACTGGTGACTTCTCCGTTCATGCTGCTGAAAATGGTGTGCGTGTGGACCGCAGTCCAACTGATTGAAGGCAAGTTCATTTCCCCGCAAATCATGGGCAAAACGCTGAAAATTCATCCGATTACGATTATATTTGTCATTATATTTGCCGGTAAAATGTTCGGAGTGCTTGGAATCATTCTGGCTGTGCCGGGCTATGCTGTGCTGAAAGTGGTCGTTACCCATGTCTTCCAGTGGTTCCGCTTCCGCTCGGGACTCTATAAACAAATTGAAGAAACCAAGGAATAA
- a CDS encoding PstS family phosphate ABC transporter substrate-binding protein yields the protein MDDREVDLTQYKPFDALSKAAVLEHPASYHIHDQLPRLDGATALYPLYSAFVQAVYPEDNYDPYEINDQNIVICSSTAFAYKRLIAGDSDIIFAAAPSPVQQKEAKRAGKELKLTPIGREAFVFFVNKRNPVSSLSTDQVKDIYSGKVRNWKEVGGKHERIRAFQRDEGSGSQTMLEKIMAGRTLMSPPQEDVMDLMSGIISQTSDYRNFKNALGFSFLFYASEMNANHHIKLLAIDGVQPDKESIRSGKYPMTTEFYAVTAGSVNPNVQPFLDWMQSAEGQELVEKTGYTSLK from the coding sequence GTGGATGACCGGGAGGTTGACCTTACGCAGTACAAGCCGTTCGACGCCCTCTCCAAGGCCGCGGTTCTGGAGCATCCCGCATCCTACCATATCCATGACCAGCTTCCGCGTCTGGATGGAGCAACGGCGCTTTACCCGCTCTATTCCGCTTTTGTGCAGGCGGTGTACCCGGAAGACAATTACGATCCCTATGAAATTAATGATCAGAACATCGTTATATGCTCCTCCACCGCCTTCGCTTACAAACGGCTGATTGCCGGGGACAGTGACATTATTTTCGCCGCAGCCCCCTCGCCCGTCCAGCAAAAAGAGGCCAAGCGGGCGGGCAAAGAGCTGAAGCTCACGCCGATCGGACGCGAAGCGTTTGTCTTTTTTGTCAACAAACGCAACCCGGTGTCTTCCCTGAGCACAGATCAGGTGAAAGACATTTATTCCGGCAAAGTGAGGAACTGGAAAGAGGTTGGCGGTAAACATGAACGCATCCGGGCCTTTCAGCGGGACGAGGGCAGCGGCAGCCAGACCATGCTGGAGAAAATCATGGCTGGGCGAACGCTGATGTCACCCCCGCAGGAGGATGTGATGGATTTGATGAGCGGCATCATCAGCCAGACCTCCGACTACCGCAACTTCAAAAATGCGCTGGGCTTCAGCTTTTTGTTCTATGCCTCGGAGATGAATGCAAATCATCACATCAAGCTGCTGGCCATCGATGGTGTACAGCCTGACAAAGAGAGCATACGCAGCGGAAAATATCCGATGACCACCGAATTTTATGCCGTAACCGCAGGAAGCGTGAATCCGAATGTCCAGCCGTTTCTGGACTGGATGCAGTCGGCCGAGGGGCAGGAGCTGGTAGAGAAGACGGGGTATACTTCATTGAAGTAG